A window of the Streptomyces sp. NBC_00250 genome harbors these coding sequences:
- a CDS encoding WD40 repeat domain-containing protein yields MTVQHLVGTVLAAAETSTTGTSGTPLSCAFAPAIACATETSTMKLPTTPTTLVDPPSNQGKAHTGLVFTADGGTLAACNEAGIIRFWDVSNRKITNSITTDDKFEGLAYSPDGTMLASATADERVLLWNTDFRSRIDALSLNDAAVASSGAFNCLAGLLKGVENGTSSPAMGSAPRSRGYGVQHRAR; encoded by the coding sequence ATGACCGTTCAGCACTTGGTTGGTACCGTGCTCGCCGCGGCCGAGACGAGCACCACCGGGACCTCGGGAACACCATTATCGTGCGCCTTCGCCCCGGCAATCGCCTGCGCCACCGAAACCTCTACAATGAAGTTGCCGACCACACCCACCACCCTCGTCGACCCACCCAGTAACCAAGGCAAGGCGCACACCGGCCTGGTGTTCACCGCGGACGGCGGAACGCTGGCGGCCTGCAACGAGGCTGGGATCATCCGCTTCTGGGATGTCTCCAACCGCAAGATCACGAACTCCATCACCACGGACGACAAATTCGAGGGCCTCGCCTACAGCCCGGACGGCACGATGCTGGCGAGCGCCACCGCCGATGAGAGGGTGCTGCTGTGGAACACGGACTTCCGGTCCAGGATCGACGCCCTCTCCCTCAACGACGCAGCTGTGGCCTCCTCGGGCGCGTTCAACTGTCTCGCCGGCCTCCTGAAAGGGGTTGAAAACGGGACGTCGTCTCCCGCCATGGGCAGTGCTCCCCGTAGCCGAGGTTATGGCGTCCAGCATCGGGCACGGTAA